A single window of Selenihalanaerobacter shriftii DNA harbors:
- a CDS encoding COG1470 family protein — MDISSVYMKLKEKSEHVLMLKIIIIIITILIFTQNGLAVGVKPLVIDLSMQPGDIKEFTLNLTPSGSEELVKLSLYQPVQLTNGSLTYQKSDTESFLAAKWVELENDEVKIYPGQQQTVSGRVKVPFNAGGSHTVVIMVEPQKTTQKKNGIRFMVRYAVRLNIRVDRPGLRSDAKLKDLKLTSGKEGEPIVKARLKNPSAWDYLVLGEATIRDSKRRLVERITLESKSSRKNSQTRMHPGSKVDYLGEITKRLTSGEYTLRVFFRYGDHGQIIKSKQLDIKEGDFNFPGADEIGAFTVEPKKLNLKLKPGQRKSEIIRLNSEIGENTVVVVDGSEVESKYKYSALEWLKLRGRRQFTLRGRGKGRAILTTAVPRNVEDGSYHSNINLKAYDSETKKLLTKKQVPVSIVVGKDHSYAVQARSLHTSSIKEGELLSLDLFNNGNIFCSPEAKMIIKDNEDKFVERVKLNLPEGTEEILPLKNQRITGIAKKLTPGKYTAEISIYQGKKELTKLEKEFEVLESKTDKDE, encoded by the coding sequence ATGGATATTAGTTCAGTTTATATGAAATTGAAAGAAAAATCAGAGCATGTTTTAATGCTAAAAATAATAATTATAATTATTACTATTTTAATATTTACTCAAAATGGCTTAGCTGTTGGTGTAAAACCTTTAGTAATTGATTTGAGTATGCAACCTGGTGATATTAAAGAATTCACCTTAAATCTTACTCCTAGTGGTAGTGAAGAATTAGTTAAACTTTCATTATATCAGCCAGTACAACTTACTAACGGTAGTCTTACTTATCAAAAATCTGATACAGAATCTTTTTTAGCTGCTAAGTGGGTAGAGTTAGAGAATGATGAAGTAAAAATTTATCCTGGTCAGCAACAAACTGTTTCTGGTAGAGTAAAAGTACCTTTTAATGCTGGAGGCTCTCATACAGTAGTAATCATGGTAGAACCACAAAAAACTACTCAGAAAAAGAATGGAATTAGATTTATGGTTCGTTATGCAGTTCGCCTTAATATTAGAGTAGACAGGCCTGGGTTACGATCAGATGCAAAGCTAAAGGATTTAAAGCTGACTTCTGGAAAAGAAGGAGAGCCAATTGTCAAAGCAAGACTAAAGAATCCATCAGCCTGGGACTATTTAGTCCTAGGTGAAGCTACTATTCGTGATTCTAAGCGCCGCTTAGTAGAAAGAATAACTTTAGAGAGTAAGTCTAGTCGTAAAAATAGTCAGACTAGAATGCACCCAGGTAGCAAAGTAGATTATTTAGGAGAGATTACTAAACGATTGACATCTGGTGAATATACTTTAAGAGTCTTCTTTAGATATGGTGACCATGGTCAGATTATTAAGTCTAAACAGCTAGATATAAAAGAGGGAGACTTCAATTTTCCAGGTGCTGATGAAATCGGTGCTTTCACTGTAGAGCCTAAGAAATTGAATTTAAAACTTAAACCAGGACAGCGGAAGAGTGAAATTATTAGATTGAATAGTGAGATTGGTGAAAATACTGTCGTAGTAGTAGACGGTAGTGAGGTAGAATCGAAGTATAAATATTCTGCTTTAGAATGGTTAAAATTACGAGGTAGAAGACAGTTTACTCTCCGAGGAAGAGGAAAAGGTAGAGCAATATTGACTACAGCAGTGCCTAGGAATGTAGAAGATGGTAGTTATCATTCTAATATTAATTTAAAAGCCTATGATTCAGAGACAAAGAAGCTTTTAACTAAGAAGCAGGTTCCAGTTTCAATTGTAGTTGGTAAAGATCATAGTTATGCTGTGCAAGCTAGAAGTTTACATACTAGTTCCATAAAGGAAGGAGAATTACTTTCTTTAGATTTATTCAATAATGGAAATATATTCTGTAGTCCAGAAGCAAAGATGATAATTAAAGATAATGAAGATAAATTTGTAGAACGAGTTAAACTTAATTTGCCAGAAGGCACAGAGGAGATTCTACCGCTTAAGAATCAGCGAATCACTGGAATAGCTAAGAAATTAACTCCAGGTAAATATACAGCTGAGATTAGTATTTATCAAGGTAAGAAAGAGCTAACAAAGCTTGAAAAAGAGTTTGAGGTATTAGAATCTAAGACCGACAAAGATGAATAA
- a CDS encoding type II secretion system protein GspD, with the protein MKIQKNQVIILVIFLLMIIPVMQINGSVDAKEKKKEPLVTMVLFETDLREALNEISLQTGVDIIPDQTVNGVVTADLQEVPLKKALRRILIGGGYTFRKIDDFYLVGLPTPKNPTFKDLSEIKVVKLKHITVREVFDILPSFLKSYVKGSPRSNVLTIHAPVREQKRIYELIDAIDKPQQQVEIKVVVTEIDSKKVKEIGTKLLSYNKGEQGIKRGKYDSVDDLLVLETDHYGKLLTELRVLEEEEKAKIKANPRVLVADGETAELFVGDQETLLITPEDDDITSRTEEIEVGVKLRATADIIGEDKIVLNITPQISHFVNEVRPDILVKKNSVSTTLRLKSGQTAVVAGMTMQNDYSQDKKVPVLGDVPLVRWFFKNKKERKTDRELLVFVTPVIK; encoded by the coding sequence ATGAAGATACAAAAGAATCAAGTTATCATTTTAGTTATTTTCTTATTAATGATAATACCTGTGATGCAGATTAATGGAAGTGTGGATGCTAAAGAGAAGAAAAAAGAACCTTTAGTAACCATGGTTCTATTTGAAACTGATTTACGAGAAGCTTTAAATGAAATATCTTTACAGACTGGAGTAGATATTATTCCTGATCAGACTGTGAATGGAGTAGTAACTGCAGATTTGCAGGAGGTACCACTCAAAAAAGCATTACGTAGAATTTTAATTGGAGGAGGATATACCTTTCGTAAGATAGATGACTTCTATCTTGTTGGATTACCTACTCCTAAGAATCCAACATTTAAAGATTTAAGTGAGATTAAAGTAGTAAAATTAAAACATATAACAGTTAGAGAGGTATTTGATATCTTACCTTCATTTTTAAAATCCTATGTTAAAGGAAGTCCTAGGAGCAATGTATTAACAATTCATGCACCTGTCAGAGAACAAAAACGAATATATGAGTTGATTGATGCAATAGACAAGCCTCAACAGCAAGTTGAGATTAAGGTAGTTGTTACTGAAATTGATTCTAAAAAAGTAAAAGAAATAGGTACTAAATTGTTAAGCTATAATAAGGGAGAACAAGGTATTAAAAGAGGTAAATATGACTCAGTAGATGATTTATTAGTACTAGAAACTGATCATTATGGAAAATTATTGACTGAACTAAGGGTTTTAGAAGAAGAAGAGAAAGCTAAAATTAAAGCAAACCCTCGAGTCTTAGTAGCTGATGGAGAGACTGCAGAATTATTTGTAGGAGACCAAGAAACACTCTTAATTACTCCAGAGGATGATGATATTACATCTCGAACTGAAGAGATCGAAGTAGGAGTTAAATTAAGGGCAACTGCTGATATTATAGGAGAAGACAAGATAGTACTTAATATTACTCCACAGATTAGTCATTTTGTGAATGAGGTTCGGCCAGATATTCTTGTTAAGAAGAACTCTGTTTCTACTACTCTTAGGCTTAAAAGTGGACAGACAGCTGTTGTAGCCGGTATGACTATGCAGAACGATTATTCACAAGATAAAAAAGTGCCAGTATTAGGAGATGTACCGCTTGTAAGGTGGTTCTTTAAGAATAAGAAAGAGCGCAAGACTGATAGAGAATTATTAGTATTTGTAACTCCTGTGATTAAGTAG
- a CDS encoding cold-shock protein: protein MKKGTVKWFDSEKGYGFIEVPGEDDVFVHFSAIEDEGFKTLEEDQEVEFDVVEGDRGPQAENVVKL, encoded by the coding sequence ATGAAAAAAGGAACTGTTAAGTGGTTTGATTCAGAAAAAGGTTATGGCTTTATTGAAGTACCGGGAGAAGACGATGTATTTGTACACTTCTCTGCAATTGAAGATGAAGGATTCAAGACTTTAGAAGAAGATCAAGAAGTAGAGTTTGATGTTGTAGAGGGAGATAGAGGACCTCAAGCTGAAAACGTAGTTAAGTTATAA
- a CDS encoding DUF1657 domain-containing protein: protein MTVGQNLHQSLTALESEKANMESYALQTQDQMAQQMFNNCANQLDQVVQDLKNRTNYVEGEEPQFKVKQQQNQQQS from the coding sequence ATGACAGTAGGTCAGAACCTACATCAAAGTTTAACTGCCTTAGAATCAGAAAAGGCTAATATGGAAAGTTATGCACTACAAACTCAAGATCAGATGGCCCAACAAATGTTTAATAATTGTGCTAATCAGCTTGACCAAGTAGTACAAGACTTAAAGAACCGAACTAATTATGTAGAAGGTGAAGAACCACAATTTAAAGTAAAACAACAACAGAATCAACAACAAAGCTAA
- a CDS encoding MFS transporter, with translation MEEVKDRKILTGYAFAIILVFGIIINLKGVVNPLIQDDYNINYSQLGFILSSYAFGSILSTSIGGFLIQKIGLKRNFFVGFFFSSMALIMVSFINEYSLLSIAMVIMGFGMGTLNVSSNTLVSRIFTKNKGKMMNVFHLFFGIGGFLAPIYARIVFEFSFGWEATYSFGVIFIFLLFLFTLVCKFPDPKKSLDTKKTQLKTVLKDKRVIIFMLAFGLSVGLEIGLSSWLGVYLDDVQFRTKSEISFYLSVFFILFTLGRLIASLIVERFSYLKFVMGTTLATVISIFLGLIGPDSFAIFFSITGFFISMNFPTIQAAMFDIFEENLSVIIGATLTAGSLGNIILANWLTGMLNDLLGIRLGYGVMMIYGLGVIGLVYYAHRFYIRSSQFN, from the coding sequence ATGGAAGAGGTAAAAGACCGCAAAATTTTAACAGGATATGCATTTGCTATTATTTTAGTTTTTGGAATAATTATTAACTTAAAAGGAGTTGTTAATCCTTTAATTCAAGATGATTATAATATTAACTATTCTCAATTAGGATTTATTCTATCGAGTTATGCTTTCGGTAGTATATTATCGACTTCAATTGGAGGTTTTTTAATCCAAAAGATTGGTTTAAAACGGAACTTCTTTGTAGGTTTCTTTTTTAGTAGTATGGCTTTAATAATGGTAAGTTTTATTAATGAATATTCTTTATTGAGTATAGCAATGGTAATTATGGGTTTTGGTATGGGAACATTAAATGTAAGCTCTAATACTTTAGTTTCTAGGATTTTTACTAAGAATAAAGGGAAGATGATGAATGTTTTTCATCTCTTTTTTGGAATAGGCGGCTTTTTAGCACCTATTTATGCAAGAATAGTGTTTGAATTTAGTTTTGGTTGGGAGGCTACATATTCATTTGGAGTAATTTTTATCTTTTTACTCTTCTTATTTACATTAGTATGTAAGTTTCCAGATCCTAAAAAATCTTTGGATACAAAGAAAACACAGTTAAAAACAGTTTTAAAAGATAAACGAGTAATTATTTTCATGTTAGCATTTGGCTTGAGTGTAGGACTAGAAATTGGTCTTTCTAGTTGGTTAGGTGTCTATTTAGATGATGTTCAATTTAGAACTAAATCGGAAATTAGTTTTTATTTATCAGTTTTCTTTATTCTTTTTACTTTAGGTAGATTAATAGCCAGTTTAATTGTAGAAAGGTTCTCTTATTTAAAATTTGTAATGGGAACGACATTGGCGACTGTTATCTCTATTTTTTTGGGGCTAATTGGTCCAGATTCATTTGCTATCTTCTTTTCCATAACTGGATTCTTTATTTCTATGAATTTTCCTACCATACAAGCAGCAATGTTTGATATCTTTGAGGAGAATTTATCAGTTATTATTGGAGCTACCTTAACTGCAGGAAGTTTAGGTAATATAATATTGGCTAATTGGTTAACGGGGATGCTTAATGATTTATTAGGAATAAGATTAGGATATGGTGTAATGATGATTTATGGATTAGGTGTAATTGGGTTAGTTTATTATGCTCATCGTTTTTATATAAGAAGTAGTCAATTTAATTAA
- a CDS encoding ParA family protein has translation MGQIFIIANQKGGVGKTTTSLNLGAALSELGKEVLLIDLDPQGGLTLHCDYEPDELETSIYDALKDEEVTDETILETEFGADLLPANVDLAVIEMELINSVARERRLTAILNPIRDNYDIVIIDGQPSLGLLTLNSMTAADQIIIPIACEYLALRGVDGLMKMIKKVQGQLNSKLSINGVLPTMFDRRTNHTEAILKQIKTRFEPEIKVYDHTVYRSIRFAEAAEEREPIIYYAKNIPGADAYRNLGRELIRNGNI, from the coding sequence TTGGGACAAATATTTATAATCGCTAACCAAAAAGGAGGGGTAGGCAAAACCACCACTTCTTTAAATTTAGGTGCTGCTTTATCAGAACTTGGTAAAGAAGTACTTCTAATTGATCTAGACCCCCAAGGCGGTTTGACATTACATTGTGACTATGAACCCGATGAATTAGAAACTTCTATTTATGATGCTTTAAAAGATGAAGAGGTAACTGATGAAACTATCTTAGAAACTGAATTTGGCGCAGACCTTCTACCTGCTAATGTTGACTTAGCTGTTATTGAAATGGAATTAATTAATTCAGTAGCTAGAGAAAGACGCTTAACTGCTATCTTAAATCCTATTCGTGATAATTATGATATAGTAATTATAGATGGTCAACCATCTTTAGGTTTATTAACCCTAAACTCAATGACTGCCGCCGATCAAATAATTATTCCTATTGCCTGTGAATACTTAGCATTACGAGGGGTAGATGGTCTTATGAAAATGATCAAAAAAGTCCAAGGTCAATTAAATAGTAAACTAAGTATTAACGGTGTGCTACCAACTATGTTTGATCGGAGAACTAACCATACCGAAGCAATATTAAAACAGATTAAGACAAGATTTGAACCGGAAATTAAAGTATATGATCATACAGTTTATAGAAGTATTCGATTTGCTGAAGCCGCTGAAGAAAGAGAGCCTATTATCTATTATGCCAAAAATATTCCTGGGGCTGATGCCTACCGCAACCTAGGTAGAGAATTAATTAGAAACGGTAATATATAA
- the rbsB gene encoding ribose ABC transporter substrate-binding protein RbsB, with protein MLKNKLVILGLIMVLAIGLVGCQGNTPEQGADQGDSLKVGFAVSTQNNPFFVDLKEGAEKKAKELGIKLLVVDAQDDAAKQLSSIEDLIMKQVDVLIVNPVDGDAVISAIESANEANIPVITVDRGANGGKVISHIASDNVAGGEMAAEFVAKDLDKAGKVVELEGIPGTSAARDRGKGFNQGVDKYENIEVIASQAADFNRAKGMTVMENILQANRDIDAVFAHNDSMALGAIQAIEAAGRLDEITVVGFDAIDDARKAVKEGKLAATIAQKPGLMGEMAVETAKKVANDKEVKEFTPVPLKLIKE; from the coding sequence ATGTTAAAGAACAAGTTAGTAATTTTAGGTTTAATTATGGTATTGGCTATAGGTTTAGTGGGGTGTCAAGGAAATACTCCAGAGCAAGGAGCAGATCAAGGAGATAGCTTAAAAGTAGGATTTGCTGTTTCAACACAGAATAATCCATTCTTTGTTGATCTAAAGGAAGGTGCAGAAAAGAAAGCTAAGGAATTAGGAATTAAATTATTAGTAGTAGATGCTCAAGATGATGCTGCTAAGCAATTAAGTAGTATTGAAGATTTAATCATGAAGCAAGTAGATGTATTAATAGTTAATCCAGTAGATGGAGATGCAGTAATATCAGCTATTGAATCTGCTAATGAAGCTAATATTCCAGTAATAACAGTAGATAGAGGTGCTAATGGTGGTAAGGTTATTTCTCACATTGCTTCTGATAACGTAGCTGGTGGTGAAATGGCAGCAGAGTTTGTTGCTAAAGACTTAGATAAAGCTGGAAAAGTAGTAGAATTAGAAGGTATTCCAGGAACATCAGCTGCTCGTGATAGAGGTAAAGGATTTAACCAAGGTGTAGATAAATATGAGAATATTGAAGTTATAGCTAGTCAGGCAGCTGACTTTAATAGAGCTAAAGGCATGACTGTTATGGAGAATATCTTACAAGCAAATCGTGATATTGATGCAGTCTTTGCTCATAATGATTCTATGGCTTTAGGAGCTATTCAAGCTATTGAAGCAGCAGGTAGGTTAGATGAGATTACAGTAGTTGGATTTGATGCTATCGACGATGCTAGAAAAGCAGTTAAAGAAGGTAAATTAGCAGCAACTATTGCTCAAAAACCAGGTTTAATGGGTGAGATGGCTGTTGAAACTGCTAAAAAAGTAGCTAATGATAAAGAAGTTAAAGAATTTACTCCAGTACCATTAAAGTTAATTAAAGAGTAA
- a CDS encoding ABC transporter permease: MENKAAKSHWNKTMDIINKFKSGIGLIGLVIALSFASDYFLTTHNLINVARQVSINAILALGMTFVILTGGIDLSVGSVLALSAAVTGGLLSGGSSVIIAIIGGILVGTLLGLLNGLMVAKADMPAFIVTLGMMTIARGLTLIYSGGRPISGFDKTFRFIGSGYLASIPIPVIIMALALLIAYIILTKVPYGRYVYAIGGNEEAAKLSGINTDVVKTGVYAISGFLAAVSGVILTARLNSAQPTAGSGYELDAIAAVVLGGTSLAGGQGGIIGTIIGALIIGVLNNGLNLLNVSSFYQLVAKGAVILIAVFLDRRSQQNK, from the coding sequence ATGGAGAATAAAGCAGCCAAGTCCCACTGGAATAAAACTATGGACATTATTAATAAATTCAAATCTGGTATAGGCTTAATTGGCTTAGTAATAGCACTGTCTTTTGCTAGTGATTATTTTTTAACTACTCATAACTTAATAAATGTAGCTAGACAGGTTTCTATTAATGCCATTTTGGCGTTAGGTATGACTTTTGTAATTTTAACAGGTGGTATAGATTTATCAGTAGGTTCTGTATTAGCTTTAAGTGCTGCTGTTACAGGCGGCTTATTATCTGGTGGATCTAGTGTGATTATAGCAATTATAGGTGGAATTTTAGTTGGAACTTTACTAGGTCTATTAAATGGACTAATGGTTGCAAAAGCAGATATGCCAGCTTTTATAGTGACTTTAGGTATGATGACCATAGCTCGAGGTTTAACTTTAATCTATTCTGGGGGTAGACCTATTTCTGGATTTGATAAAACTTTTAGATTTATAGGTTCAGGTTATTTAGCATCTATCCCGATTCCAGTAATAATTATGGCTTTAGCATTATTAATTGCTTATATTATTTTAACTAAAGTTCCTTATGGAAGATATGTTTATGCTATTGGTGGAAATGAAGAGGCTGCAAAGTTATCTGGAATTAATACAGATGTTGTTAAAACGGGTGTTTATGCTATTAGTGGTTTCTTAGCTGCAGTTAGTGGAGTAATCTTAACAGCACGATTGAATTCTGCACAACCTACAGCAGGGTCAGGTTATGAATTAGATGCCATAGCAGCTGTAGTTTTAGGTGGAACTAGTCTTGCTGGTGGACAAGGTGGAATCATTGGAACAATTATTGGTGCTTTAATTATCGGTGTCTTAAATAATGGATTAAATTTATTAAATGTTTCTTCATTTTATCAGTTAGTGGCTAAAGGAGCAGTAATTTTAATTGCTGTCTTTTTAGATCGTAGGAGTCAACAGAATAAATAG